A part of Methanomassiliicoccaceae archaeon genomic DNA contains:
- the hdrC gene encoding CoB--CoM heterodisulfide reductase subunit C — MVTPNVDFAREIADAGGAEVKMCFQCGTCTASCPSGRQTSYRVRKLMRQAQLGLKEQIFEGEDLWDCTTCYACEERCPRTVPIVDIIITLRNMAVAEGHMYENHKKTAQSLYSIGHTVSINDKVREQRKALGLSAEPPTVIANPAAMDQLKKILAAAGFDKIVE; from the coding sequence ATGGTAACACCAAATGTAGATTTTGCAAGAGAGATCGCAGACGCCGGTGGCGCTGAGGTCAAAATGTGCTTCCAGTGCGGTACCTGCACTGCCAGCTGCCCCTCCGGAAGACAGACCTCTTACAGAGTAAGAAAACTCATGAGGCAGGCACAGCTCGGACTGAAGGAACAGATTTTCGAAGGAGAGGACCTTTGGGACTGCACCACATGCTATGCATGCGAAGAGAGGTGCCCCCGTACCGTTCCTATTGTTGACATAATAATTACCCTCAGGAACATGGCCGTCGCAGAAGGTCACATGTACGAGAACCACAAGAAGACCGCGCAATCCCTTTATTCGATCGGTCACACCGTCAGCATCAATGACAAGGTGAGGGAACAGAGGAAGGCGCTCGGACTGTCCGCAGAGCCTCCCACAGTGATTGCCAACCCCGCGGCAATGGACCAGCTCAAGAAAATACTGGCCGCAGCAGGCTTCGACAAGATAGTGGAGTGA
- the hdrB gene encoding CoB--CoM heterodisulfide reductase subunit B, with product MAKYAFFLGCIAPLRYPGIEKSTRVVCESLGIELVDLTDASCCPAPGVIRAFSRKAWLAAAARNLALAEKMELDIVTICNGCFGSLFDAAHELNNHPEKLAEVNEILSEIGMEYKGTTKVRHFAEVLYNDVGIEKLKASITNPIDYKVATFYGCHFLKPSKHKAIDDPEDAHVLDELVEATGAQSMPRRQKMMCCGAGGGVRSALGDVAMKLTKQNLDNMVEGGAEYIVDICPFCHLQFDTGEGELGFKLPVLHLSQLYGIAMGMNAKDLGLEAHKVPVTL from the coding sequence ATGGCAAAATACGCTTTCTTCCTGGGATGCATCGCGCCTCTCAGATACCCCGGAATTGAGAAGTCAACGAGAGTAGTGTGCGAATCCCTCGGGATCGAGCTCGTCGACCTGACCGATGCAAGCTGCTGCCCGGCCCCCGGTGTAATAAGGGCCTTCAGCAGAAAGGCATGGCTCGCCGCCGCCGCAAGGAACCTTGCGCTCGCCGAGAAGATGGAACTCGACATCGTCACAATATGCAACGGATGTTTCGGGTCCCTGTTCGACGCGGCCCATGAGCTCAACAATCATCCTGAGAAGCTCGCCGAGGTCAACGAGATCCTCTCCGAAATCGGAATGGAGTACAAGGGGACCACCAAGGTCCGCCACTTCGCAGAGGTCCTTTACAACGATGTCGGCATAGAGAAGCTCAAAGCGAGCATCACGAACCCCATCGACTACAAGGTAGCGACCTTCTACGGTTGCCACTTCCTGAAGCCCAGCAAGCACAAGGCGATCGACGACCCCGAGGACGCACACGTTCTCGACGAACTCGTCGAGGCGACCGGAGCACAGAGCATGCCCAGAAGGCAGAAGATGATGTGCTGCGGAGCCGGAGGAGGAGTAAGGTCCGCGCTCGGCGACGTCGCTATGAAGCTCACCAAGCAGAACCTCGACAACATGGTCGAAGGCGGCGCGGAGTACATCGTGGACATCTGCCCGTTCTGCCACCTGCAGTTCGACACAGGAGAGGGAGAGCTCGGATTCAAGCTTCCGGTGCTCCACCTGTCCCAACTGTACGGCATAGCTATGGGCATGAACGCCAAGGACCTCGGTCTCGAAGCGCACAAAGTGCCCGTGACGCTCTGA
- a CDS encoding 30S ribosomal protein S3ae, translated as MAAGKKGSSSRKVKDKWKAKEWYKVRAPRMFNEVEIGDTPSADPEYLIGRTSEVTVQDLTGDFSKMHIKLKFKITEVDGYDAKTVFTGQDLTVDYVRRLTRRKKTKTDHVVDIVTKDGFGMRIKTMSIADNRIQTSQEEAMRRIIGETIVQMGKEMTIADIIKSVISGDMAKTVARACRVVIPIKRIEIRKSEVTSRGNEEPGSIIEAQPAEEEEPESPDTKAAEAEEPEVA; from the coding sequence ATGGCAGCAGGTAAGAAAGGAAGTTCAAGCCGCAAGGTGAAGGACAAGTGGAAGGCGAAGGAATGGTATAAGGTACGTGCTCCCCGCATGTTCAACGAGGTCGAGATCGGAGACACTCCGTCCGCAGACCCTGAATACCTTATCGGAAGGACGTCCGAGGTCACGGTTCAGGACCTTACCGGGGACTTCTCGAAGATGCACATAAAGCTGAAATTCAAGATCACCGAGGTCGATGGATATGACGCCAAAACGGTGTTCACGGGCCAGGACCTCACCGTGGATTACGTCAGGAGACTGACCCGCAGAAAGAAGACCAAGACCGACCACGTAGTGGACATCGTTACGAAGGACGGCTTCGGAATGAGGATAAAGACCATGAGCATCGCCGACAACCGCATCCAGACCTCCCAGGAGGAGGCCATGAGGCGTATCATCGGAGAGACCATAGTCCAGATGGGCAAAGAAATGACCATCGCCGACATAATCAAATCCGTCATCTCGGGCGACATGGCAAAGACTGTCGCGAGGGCCTGCCGCGTCGTCATCCCCATCAAGAGGATCGAGATACGCAAGTCCGAAGTGACATCGCGCGGAAACGAGGAACCCGGATCCATAATCGAGGCACAGCCTGCTGAGGAAGAGGAACCCGAGTCTCCGGACACGAAAGCAGCCGAGGCAGAAGAGCCAGAGGTCGCTTGA
- a CDS encoding ArsA family ATPase has protein sequence MRIIIYTGKGGVGKTSVSAATARRLAHKGYRTVIMSTDSAHSLGDSLGVELPPYVLNIEKNLDALEVDIIHEMNTKWSEISNYISAFMLSQGLGDITAEEMAIIPGMEMVAALFYVLQFKEEDSYDVVIMDTAPTGETLRLLSFPDISNWYIDRMYSLLKRVVSIARVTVSRVIDLPLPNKEVMDSIEDIKVKMSKVKYLLEDPEVTTIRLVLNPEHMVINETMRAYTYICLYNKTVECLIVNKVYPKEGMEDGYFKDRLAEQEKYMKEIHHAFDPLKMMYAYQMPTELRGPAGLDHMADMIFGDSDPSEIYATESPMRFETVDGTDHLIIKMPFVKKDRVELFKGGGDALIIHVGSQKRTITLPLTLKNAEVIGAELKGGELTVKLKRQNADNRAR, from the coding sequence ATGAGGATCATAATCTACACCGGCAAAGGCGGAGTCGGAAAGACCTCTGTATCTGCCGCTACCGCTCGCAGGCTGGCCCATAAAGGGTACAGGACGGTAATAATGAGCACGGACTCGGCTCATTCGCTCGGCGACTCCCTGGGGGTCGAACTCCCCCCTTATGTCCTGAACATCGAGAAAAACCTGGACGCCCTTGAGGTGGACATCATCCATGAGATGAACACAAAATGGTCCGAGATCAGCAATTATATCTCGGCATTCATGCTCTCGCAGGGACTTGGCGACATAACGGCAGAAGAGATGGCGATAATACCCGGGATGGAGATGGTCGCAGCCCTGTTCTATGTGTTGCAGTTCAAGGAAGAGGATTCTTACGACGTAGTCATAATGGACACGGCACCCACCGGCGAGACCCTGAGGCTCCTGAGCTTTCCGGATATATCAAACTGGTACATCGACAGGATGTACTCATTGCTAAAGAGGGTCGTATCCATAGCCAGAGTGACAGTGTCGAGGGTCATCGACCTTCCTCTTCCGAACAAGGAAGTCATGGATAGCATAGAAGACATCAAGGTCAAGATGTCAAAAGTGAAGTATCTGCTGGAGGACCCGGAAGTGACGACCATACGCCTGGTCCTCAATCCCGAGCACATGGTGATAAACGAGACCATGCGCGCTTACACATACATATGTCTTTACAATAAAACGGTGGAGTGCCTGATAGTTAACAAAGTGTATCCGAAAGAGGGGATGGAGGACGGATACTTCAAGGACAGGCTCGCTGAGCAGGAGAAGTACATGAAAGAGATACATCACGCCTTCGATCCGCTGAAGATGATGTATGCCTACCAGATGCCCACCGAACTCCGCGGGCCGGCAGGTTTGGATCACATGGCCGATATGATATTCGGGGATTCGGACCCCTCCGAGATATATGCCACTGAGAGCCCGATGCGCTTCGAGACGGTGGACGGGACGGACCATCTGATAATCAAGATGCCGTTCGTGAAGAAAGACAGAGTGGAACTGTTCAAGGGCGGAGGCGACGCCCTCATCATCCATGTGGGGAGCCAGAAGAGGACCATAACGTTGCCGCTGACGCTGAAGAACGCGGAGGTAATAGGGGCCGAGCTCAAGGGCGGGGAGCTCACAGTTAAGCTAAAACGGCAGAACGCCGATAACAGAGCAAGGTGA
- a CDS encoding TIGR00296 family protein: protein MDLEFGRTAVRAARQAAEAEAEGRSEDIEFPKGFSHRSGAFVTISEYPSGDLRGCIGYPEPVLPLGEAIVSAARSACHDPRFLPLTYKEASEDVFEVTILTPPERMTFSSAEDLLNKIRIGRDGLIISYMGRRGLLLPQVPAEWGWSKEEYLSHLSMKAGLPSDTWKKKGVAIDRFEGEIFAEESPKGEVIRK from the coding sequence ATGGATCTTGAATTCGGCCGCACAGCGGTCAGAGCGGCGAGGCAGGCTGCCGAAGCAGAGGCCGAAGGCAGATCGGAAGACATCGAGTTTCCTAAAGGATTCAGTCATCGTTCCGGTGCTTTCGTGACCATATCCGAATATCCTTCGGGGGACCTGAGGGGATGCATAGGATATCCGGAGCCCGTGCTCCCGCTGGGAGAGGCCATCGTTTCGGCGGCGCGCTCGGCGTGCCACGACCCCAGGTTCCTGCCGCTGACATACAAAGAAGCGTCAGAGGATGTCTTTGAAGTTACGATACTGACGCCGCCGGAACGCATGACATTCTCTTCGGCCGAAGACCTTCTGAACAAGATCCGGATCGGACGCGACGGCCTGATAATATCGTATATGGGGCGCCGCGGTCTGCTGCTCCCGCAGGTCCCTGCCGAATGGGGCTGGAGCAAGGAGGAGTATTTATCTCACTTGTCGATGAAGGCCGGTCTGCCTTCGGACACTTGGAAGAAGAAAGGCGTCGCCATCGACAGGTTCGAAGGCGAGATATTCGCCGAGGAATCGCCCAAAGGCGAAGTAATAAGGAAATGA
- a CDS encoding dihydroorotase family protein, with amino-acid sequence MGPELVIAGRALIGGELKETEIGITDGKIVFVGPKADRGGDRIDIGTSRIVLPGGIDPHVHFRDPGMTQKEDFGTGSTSAICGGITCVLDMPNTKPPAMDIESIRDKKARLRRRSYCDYGLFGAITKNRSPAKIAPLVAGFKLFMGSTTGDILTNNDSVIARASKDIIGSGKVLSVHAEDNNFLLHEPEYDCMDHLRNRPAAAEMNAIGRLSPYKGMKINICHITTAESLALASSLGFTTEVTMHHLMFDAGRGKSTQFKVNPPLRDIKTRESLYKSFEEGSITMIGSDHAPHTADEKSQEFDYAPSGIPGIETTMPIMMHMVRMGTISLQRVAEMCSAAPARVFGMNKGAIEVGKDADLSIFDLRNSEQISVMKMHSKAGYTPYDGWSAVFPNMVLLRGEVQLQDGEFCGEAMGEDIIG; translated from the coding sequence ATGGGACCGGAGCTAGTTATTGCAGGAAGAGCGCTCATCGGCGGAGAGCTGAAGGAAACCGAGATCGGTATCACCGACGGGAAAATAGTATTCGTCGGGCCTAAGGCCGATAGGGGCGGCGACCGAATAGACATCGGAACGAGCCGCATAGTTCTCCCGGGAGGCATCGACCCCCACGTACATTTCAGAGACCCGGGGATGACCCAGAAGGAAGATTTCGGAACAGGTTCGACTTCGGCCATCTGCGGAGGCATAACATGCGTGCTGGACATGCCGAACACAAAACCTCCGGCCATGGACATCGAGTCCATCAGGGACAAGAAGGCACGTCTTAGAAGACGTTCCTACTGTGATTACGGACTTTTCGGCGCGATTACGAAGAACCGCTCACCGGCCAAGATCGCGCCGCTTGTAGCAGGGTTTAAACTGTTCATGGGATCGACCACAGGAGATATCCTTACAAATAACGATTCGGTGATAGCCAGAGCTTCAAAGGACATAATCGGTTCCGGAAAAGTTCTGAGCGTACACGCCGAAGACAACAATTTTTTGCTGCACGAACCCGAGTACGACTGCATGGACCATCTGAGAAACCGCCCCGCGGCCGCCGAGATGAACGCGATCGGGCGTCTCTCCCCCTACAAGGGCATGAAGATCAACATATGCCACATCACGACCGCCGAGTCTCTGGCGCTGGCATCTTCTCTGGGCTTCACGACCGAGGTTACAATGCATCATCTAATGTTCGATGCCGGCAGAGGGAAGAGCACGCAATTCAAGGTAAATCCCCCGCTGAGGGATATCAAGACCAGGGAGTCCCTATACAAATCATTCGAGGAAGGTTCCATTACGATGATCGGAAGCGACCATGCCCCGCATACTGCAGATGAAAAGAGCCAGGAGTTCGATTACGCACCGAGCGGCATCCCTGGCATAGAGACGACGATGCCGATAATGATGCACATGGTACGCATGGGGACTATATCGCTTCAGCGTGTGGCGGAGATGTGCTCTGCTGCGCCTGCAAGGGTATTCGGAATGAACAAGGGGGCCATCGAGGTCGGAAAAGATGCAGATCTTTCCATATTCGACCTCCGTAATTCCGAACAGATCAGTGTTATGAAGATGCATAGCAAGGCGGGCTATACCCCGTACGACGGATGGAGCGCCGTATTTCCGAACATGGTGCTGCTGAGGGGAGAGGTCCAGTTGCAGGACGGGGAGTTCTGCGGAGAAGCAATGGGAGAGGACATAATTGGTTGA
- a CDS encoding YkgJ family cysteine cluster protein: MVDFNVDYSEVRGKFIECPPQCGMCCLCQPEVLSEEKDFFKSKYPESLVKTRPPDSYLALALKKGHGSCVFLNGRKCDVYQHRPAYCRQFPIHIYAGEKISVELDLSCRGAWTGRGADAEAEARGIVEAASERIFPAFRESKKVYEEFYRNCMEAGVMGDPSAIRTSVSVSLSKFTDPNCLGRILDMSQTEDAMSISEVVPEIDPDIGDLDDAARSAAMESMSSDDPLSVPIYCDEKWNWNMFMADDDSLEWMVMDDDGNLIHKAFASASKIPLKPLEGSGRDVLAQYISILNRRESFMGNVYSNIDAAGYEDSMTNAYYGTLAVSVIDLLWRASMLDHFMGTGMGAEGIREAIIFYDMDRLDAPAIGAFI, translated from the coding sequence TTGGTTGATTTCAACGTTGATTATTCAGAGGTAAGAGGCAAGTTTATCGAATGTCCCCCGCAGTGCGGGATGTGCTGCCTCTGTCAGCCCGAGGTTCTTTCCGAAGAGAAGGACTTCTTCAAGAGCAAATATCCGGAAAGCCTGGTTAAGACGCGGCCTCCGGATTCATATCTGGCACTTGCACTCAAAAAGGGTCACGGATCGTGCGTGTTCCTGAATGGCAGGAAGTGCGACGTATATCAGCACCGCCCCGCATACTGCAGGCAGTTCCCTATTCACATATACGCCGGAGAGAAGATATCGGTAGAGCTCGACCTGTCGTGCAGGGGGGCCTGGACCGGCAGGGGGGCCGATGCCGAGGCCGAAGCCAGAGGGATAGTGGAGGCCGCATCGGAAAGAATATTCCCGGCCTTCCGCGAGTCCAAGAAGGTCTACGAAGAGTTCTACAGGAATTGCATGGAAGCCGGGGTCATGGGCGACCCGTCCGCCATACGCACATCCGTATCGGTGTCGCTTTCCAAGTTTACAGACCCGAACTGCCTGGGACGCATACTGGACATGTCTCAGACCGAGGACGCCATGTCTATTTCCGAGGTCGTGCCCGAGATCGATCCGGACATCGGGGACCTGGACGATGCGGCCCGTTCCGCCGCGATGGAATCCATGTCCTCCGACGATCCTCTGAGCGTCCCGATATACTGTGACGAAAAATGGAATTGGAATATGTTCATGGCGGACGACGACAGCTTGGAATGGATGGTCATGGACGATGACGGAAACCTTATCCACAAGGCGTTCGCATCGGCCTCGAAGATACCTCTGAAACCTTTGGAGGGCAGCGGAAGGGATGTGTTGGCACAATACATATCTATTCTCAACCGCAGGGAAAGCTTCATGGGCAACGTTTACAGCAATATCGATGCCGCGGGATACGAGGACTCCATGACCAACGCATATTACGGAACGCTAGCCGTTTCCGTGATCGACCTTCTCTGGAGAGCTTCCATGCTGGACCACTTCATGGGAACGGGGATGGGTGCCGAGGGCATCAGGGAAGCGATAATATTCTATGACATGGACCGCTTGGACGCACCTGCCATAGGGGCGTTCATCTGA
- a CDS encoding LSM domain-containing protein, whose protein sequence is MKPLSILGKAVNNNVIVVLRGKREYRGVLDGYDQFMNVVLKNADELFEGQPVAKHRMAIVRGDNIIYISP, encoded by the coding sequence ATGAAACCATTATCTATCCTGGGCAAAGCGGTGAACAACAATGTCATCGTGGTCCTCAGGGGTAAAAGGGAGTACAGGGGCGTCCTCGACGGATACGATCAGTTCATGAACGTAGTGCTGAAGAACGCTGACGAGCTCTTCGAAGGTCAGCCTGTCGCCAAGCACAGAATGGCAATAGTGCGTGGGGACAACATAATTTACATTTCGCCATAA
- a CDS encoding 50S ribosomal protein L37e — MGTGTSAKGRHNSNRTHIPCRRCGKRSYHVRKSACASCGYGKTAKLRSYTWAKCHD; from the coding sequence ATGGGAACTGGAACATCGGCAAAGGGGAGACACAACAGCAACAGGACTCACATCCCATGCCGCAGGTGCGGAAAACGCTCGTACCACGTAAGGAAGAGCGCATGCGCTTCCTGTGGATACGGTAAAACCGCCAAGCTCAGGAGCTACACCTGGGCTAAGTGCCACGATTAA